In the genome of Sinorhizobium chiapasense, the window GGAACCCAATCCCACCGATTTCCAGTATCTGCTGCAGGAGGGCGTCGATGACCGTGAGGTTTCGGCTCACTCCTTCGGCATGGATATTCAAACCGGCAATGCCAAGCTTACGGTGCTGAACGTTGCCGGAATGGAGGCCTTTTTCGGCCGTTCGGTTAATGGCGCCGAACGCGGCCTGCGCGGGCGCGCCGTCGTGTTCCGTGTCGCCGATATCGAGGCGACGCGCGCGCTCTTCGCCAGGAACGATATCGAGTTTGCAGAAATGGGCGGGCGCCTCATTGTCCCGGAAGCGCCGGGGCAAGGGGTGATTTTCGCATTTGGAGTGTGATGATGGAAACCAATGCCAGGGTTGTCGTCGGCGAGGGTGCCGGCCAGGTGGTCTTTTCGCAGAAGGAGCGGCTGGCGCTGATTGCCGGTCCCTGCCAGATGGAGAGCCGCGACCATGCCTTCATGATAGCGGGAAAGCTCGTCGAGCTCTGCAAGTCGCTCGGTCTCGGTCTCGTGTACAAGTCTTCTTTCGACAAGGCGAACCGCACCTCGCTCTCCGGCAAGCGCGGCATCGGACTCGAAAGCGCAATGGAGATTTTTGCCGACCTCAAGAAGGAGTTTGGCTTTCCGGTATTGACCGACATTCACACCGAAGAGCAATGCGCGATCGTCGCTGAGACGGTCGATATCCTGCAGATCCCGGCCTTTCTGTCGCGGCAGACCGACCTGCTCGTCGCGGCAGCCAATACCGGCCGCACGATCAACGTCAAGAAGGGCCAGTTCCTCGCGCCCTGGGATATGAAGAACGTGCTTGCCAAATTCACGATGAGCGGCAATCCGAATGTCCTTTTGTGCGAGCGCGGAGCTTCGTTCGGCTACAACACGCTGGTCTCCGACATGCGCTCGCTGCCGATCATGGCGGCACTGGGCGCGCCGGTGATCTTTGACGCCACCCATTCGGTGCAGCAGCCGGGCGGGCAGGGCGGATCGTCCGGTGGCCAGCGCGAGTTCGTCGAGACCCTGGCGCGCGCGGCGGTCGCTGTCGGCGTGGCCGGTGTCTTCATCGAGACCCACGAAGACCCTGACAACGCGCCTTCGGATGGCCCCAATATGGTGCACTTGAAGGATATGCCGCGGCTTCTCGAGAAGCTGCTTGCCTTCGATCGGATCGCCAAGGCCTGAGTGGGCCTTCGTGAAATTTTTATGAACCGCAAGGGCGCTTTGGCATTTGCATTCCGCGCGCCGTTGTAATTTCGGGGCCATGAATTAAGACAGGCCCGACCATACCGTCGTCCTAACCAGGGAAGAGATCATGACTGCAATCATCGACATCATCGGCCGCGAAATTCTGGATAGCCGCGGCAACCCGACCGTCGAGGTCGACGTTCATCTCGAAGACGGTAGTTTCGGCCGTGCGGCTGTTCCGTCGGGCGCCTCGACCGGTGCCCACGAGGCAGTCGAGCTGCGCGATGGCGGCACCCGCTACCTCGGCAAGGGTGTCGAGCGCGCGGTCGAAGCGGTCAA includes:
- the kdsA gene encoding 3-deoxy-8-phosphooctulonate synthase, which translates into the protein MMETNARVVVGEGAGQVVFSQKERLALIAGPCQMESRDHAFMIAGKLVELCKSLGLGLVYKSSFDKANRTSLSGKRGIGLESAMEIFADLKKEFGFPVLTDIHTEEQCAIVAETVDILQIPAFLSRQTDLLVAAANTGRTINVKKGQFLAPWDMKNVLAKFTMSGNPNVLLCERGASFGYNTLVSDMRSLPIMAALGAPVIFDATHSVQQPGGQGGSSGGQREFVETLARAAVAVGVAGVFIETHEDPDNAPSDGPNMVHLKDMPRLLEKLLAFDRIAKA